CCCTGGCGGCGGTCTCTGGGCGCGACTACGTCCTGCCCGACGACATCAAGCGCCTCGCCCCCGCCGTCCTCGGCCATCGCGTCATCGTCCGCCCCGAGGCGCGCATCGCCGGCGTCGGCGCCGCCGACCTGGTGGCCGAGATCGTCGCCGCCGTCGCCGTGGACTGAGTTGCGAGCCGCCACTCGCGCCGCTGCGGGCGGCGCCGCCATCCCCGTGCAGGATATCCCGCGCCGCCGTTGAAGACACTGCCCGTGATTTGGCGCGACGTCCCTGGCTCAGCGGCGCGCCCATCAGGAGGAACGCATGGCACGGACGAAAGCGCTGCTGCTGGCAGGGGGCGAGATCCACGACGCCAAGGGCTGCGGCGAGGCGATCGCCGATGCGCTCAAGGCGGAGGCGGAGTTCGACCTCACCTATGTCGAGGAAGACCTGTCGGTGCTGGAATCGCCCAACCTCGATCCCTACGACGTGGTCGTCTTCTACTACACCGTCGGCGAGATCAGCGACGCCCAAAAGAACGGCCTGCTCAACTTCATCGCCTCGGGCAAAGGCTTTGTCGGCGTCCACTCCGCCGCGGATTCCTTCCGCGACTGCCCGGAGTATCGCGCCATGGTCGGAGGCCACTTCGTCACCCACCCGCGCTTCCGCCCCTACCAGGTGAGCGTGGTTGATCCCGACCACCCCAT
Above is a genomic segment from Armatimonadota bacterium containing:
- a CDS encoding ThuA domain-containing protein, whose amino-acid sequence is MARTKALLLAGGEIHDAKGCGEAIADALKAEAEFDLTYVEEDLSVLESPNLDPYDVVVFYYTVGEISDAQKNGLLNFIASGKGFVGVHSAADSFRDCPEYRAMVGGHFVTHPRFRPYQVSVVDPDHPITQGLTEFMVEDEQYVLDYDPRAGVLCSALWQGRAVPVAWTKPWGRGRVFYLALGHNPNACGHEMFRLLLQRGTRWAGTPAVG